The bacterium DNA segment CGCTATCGTTGCGGCACCTCAACCGTCTGGTAGGGCAGGAAGCGCTGTTCTCCTATCCCCCCGCCTCCGCCGTCTCTTTCGGCTTCTCCAAGTCGAACTTCGTCACCTTGATCTCCCGCGGGACGGGGATCGGGTACTGGCGGTCGAAGCAGGCGGTGCAGAAGTTGGTCTTCGGGAGGCCGACCGCCTTGACCAGGTTCTTGATGTCCAGGTACTCCAGGCTGTCGGCATCGAGGAGGTCGCGGATCTCCGGCACTGTCAGGCGCGCCGCGATCAGTTCCTTGCGGCCGGCCGAGGTGTCAATGCCGTAGAAGCACGGGTACTTGATGGGGGGGCTGCTGATGCGCAGGTGGATCTCCCGCGCGCCAGCCTCTCGGAGGAGCGCCACCTCGGGGCCAGTGGTCGTGCCGCGCACGATCGAGTCGTCCACGACAATGACCCGCCGCCCCGCGAGGTTCTCTCGCAGCGGCGTCAGCTTCATCTTCACGCCCAGGTCGCGCAGGCGCTGGTCCGGGGCGATGAAGGTGCGGAAGATGTAGCGGTTCTTGATGAGGCCCTCGCCATAGGGAATCTTGGAGACCTGGGCGTAGCCCATGGCGTGGGGGAGGGCGCTCTCGGGGACCGGGATGACCAGGTCGGCGTCCACCGGGGCCTGCTGGGCCAGCAGGTGCCCCATGCGCAGGCGCGCCATGTAGACCGACTTGCCGTAGATATGGCTGTCGGGGCGGGCGAAGTAGATGAACTCGAAGATGCAGCAGGACTTGCGCCCCGGGTCCACGGCCTGGATGGCGTTGAGGCCGTCGGCGCTGAGGCTCACGATCTCCCCGGGCTGCACCTCACGCACGAACTCCGCGCCGATGACGTGCATGGCGCAGGTCTCGGAGGTGATGATCCAGCCGCTGCTGTTGAACTGCCCGATCGCCAGCGGCCGCACGCCGTTGGGATCGCGCACCGCCAGGAGCTTGCCGGGGGCCACGATCCCCAGCGAGTACGCGCCGCGCATGTGCTTCATCGCCGCGGCGACGGCCTCCTCGATCGTGTCCCCGCCCATGGCCTCGATCAGCTTGACGATGACCTCGGTGTCGCTGGTGGCTTGGAACTCGATGCCCCGCTTTTCCAGGTCGTGCCGCAGGGCCGTCGTGTTGATGAGATTGCCGTTGTGGGCGACGGCGAACGGACCCCACTTGCCCTCGCCCAGCATCGGCTGGGTGTTGACGTAGGTGTTGCCGCCGGTGGTGGAGTACCGCACATGGCCGAGGGCCACGTCGCCCTGCATGTCGCGGATGATCTGCTCGTTGAAGACCTGCGCGGCCAGCCCCAGGCCCTTGTGGTGCTTGAGTTCCTGGCCGTCCCAGACGGCGATGCCGGCGCCCTCCTGGCCCCGGTGCTGCAGGGCATAGAGCCCGAAGTAGGTGAAGTTGGCGACATCCTGGCCGGGAGCGTAGATGCCGAAGACGCCGCACGCGTCCCGCCAGGCGTCATCCCCGCCGCCACAACCGGTACATCCTCGGCCGCACGCGGTTTCCGCAACCATGGGCAAAGCCTTCCTGTCTGTGCAGCTCGCTAGAGCTCTTGTTCGACCTGCTGCGCCTTCTCGATGACCTTGGCGGCCATCTGGGCCCGCAACGCCTGCAGGCGCTCGGCCAGGGCGGGGTCGCTGAGGGCCAGGATCTCGGCCGCCAGCAGCCCGGCGTTCCGGGCGCCGTTGATCCCCACCGTCGCCACGGGAATCCCCGGCGGCATCTGCACGATGGCATAGAGCGCGTCCACGCCCTGCAGGGCCCCGGAGTTGATCGGCACGCCGATGATGGGCAGCGTCGTGAAGGCCGCCAGCACGCCGGGCAGGTGGGCCGCCATGCCCGCCCCGGCGATGATGACCTTCAGGCCGCGCTCCGCGGCGGTCTTGGCCCACTCGGCGGCGCGCTCGGGTGTGCGGTGGGCCGAGGCCACCGTGGCCTCGTACGACACCCCCAACTCCTTGAGCGCCGCGGCCGCGTCCTTCATGATCGCGGCGTCGGAGTCACTCCCCATGATGATGCCGACCAGTGCCATAGCGTCGTCTCCTGCGTGGCCGAGGGCCGTTGGAGGGGCCGGCTATCAGCCGGCCCGCCGTCGGCCTCGATGACCACTTGCTGGTGTGCGCAGGAGTGCGGGCCGGCTGATAGCCGGCCCCTCCTACGGCCACGGCCCTACAGCGCCCGCCAGCCGATGTCCCGCCGGCAGTACATGCCCTCGAAGTGAATCTTCTCGATGGCGGCGTAGGCGCGGTCCTTGGCCTGGCGCAGGTCATCGCCCAGCGCCGTCACGCCCAGCACGCGGCCACCAGCGGTGACGACCTGCCCGTCCTTCAGCGCCGTCCCGGCATGGAAGACCTGCACCAGCGGGTCCTGGTTCGCCGCGTCGAGGCCGGTGATGACTTTGCCCTTCTCATACGAGCCAGGGTAGCCGCCGGAAGCGACGACCACGCAGATGCAGGCCTGCGGGCTCCAGCGGGGCTGCACCTCGTCCAGCCGCCCCTCCACGGTCGCCAGCAGGATCTCCAGCAGGTCGCTCTCCAGGCGCGGCAGCACGACCTGGGTCTCGGGGTCGCCGAAGCGGCAGTTGTACTCGAGCGTCTCCGGCCCGCGCTCGGTCAGGATGATCCCGCCGTACAGCGTGCCCGTGTACGGGTTGCCTTCGGCGGCCATCGCCCGGACCGTCGGGCCGATGATGCCGTCAATGATGCTGTTGAAGAGCGCCTCGTCCACGGCGGGAACCGGCGAGTAGCAGCCCATGCCGCCGGTGTTCTCGCCGGTGTCGCCCTCGCCGATGCGCTTGTGGTCCTGCGAAGGGACCATCGGCAGCAGATGGACGCCGTCGGTGAAGACCTTGACCGAGCACTCGGGCCCCACCAGGCACTCCTCGACGACGACCCGCTCGCCGGACTTGCCGAACTCCTTGTCCACCAGGCAGCGCCGCAGGAACGCCTCGGCCTCCGCAACGGTGGCGGCGACCTTCACGCCCTTGCCGAAGGCGTCGCCGTCAGCCTTCACGACAATGGGCGCGCCCTGGGCGCGGACATAGGCGACGGCCTCGTCGAGATCGGTGAAGACCTCGAAGCGCTTGCCGGAGATGTTGTGGCGCTGGAGGATCTGGTCGGTGAAGGCCTTGCTGCCTTCCAGGCGGGCAGCGGCGGCGGTGGGGCCGTACACGGGCAGGCCCCGCCGGCGGAACTCGTCCACCAGGCCCAGGATCAGCGGGCGCTCGGGGCCGACGACCGTGAGGTCGATCTTCTGCGCGGTCGCGAAGTCGGCCAGGCCGGCGACGTCCTCGGCCTTCAGGTCCACGTTCTCTGCCTGCAGGCCCGTGCCGGCGTTGCCGGGGGCGCAGTAGAGCTTGCTTAGCAGCGGGCTCTGGGCCAGCTTCCAGCACAGCGTGTGTTCGCGTCCGCCTGAGCCGATGACGAGAACCCTCATTGCTCAAAGCTCCGAATGTCAGTGTCGTGGAAGGTGCGGAAGCCGGGATCGAACATGGCGTCAATGGAGCCGACCGGACCATTGCGGTGCTTGGCGATGATGATCTCGGCCACGTCGGGCCGCTGCTCCTCGTGGGCCTGCGGCTGGGCCGGCGTGTCCCCCTTGCCCTGTTGGCCCTGCTCCAGCTTCTTGCGCCGCTCGTAGTACGCGGGGCGGTACAGAAAGCAGACGAGGTCGGCTTCGGCCTCGATGGAGCCGCTTTCGGCCAGGTCCGACAGGATCGGCTTCTTGTCCTCGCGCTGCTCGACGCGGCGGGAGAGCTGCGAGAGCGCGACCACCGGTACCTGCAGCTCGCGGGCGAGGGCCTTGAGGCTGCGGGCGATGTAACCGATCTCCTGGTGGCGGCTGCTGTCGCTCTGGAAGCCGGGGGCGCTGCACAACTGCAGGTAGTCAATGATGATGAGGCCCAGCGGCACCTTGGCTTGCAGGCGCCGGCACTTGGAGCGCAGCTCAAGGATCGAGATGCTCGGGGTGTCGTCAATGTAGATCGGGGCCTGCGGCAGGGCGCCCAGCGCGTGGCTGATGCGCACCCAGTCGTCGGGCGAGGCCTGGCCCGTGCGCAGCCGCCAGGAGTTCACCCGCGCCTGCGCGCACAGCATCATCTCGGCGAGCTGCATCTTGGTCATCTCGAGGCTGAAGATGGCCACCGTGGTGCCCTGGATCAGCGCCGAGTGCATGCCGATGGTGTTGATGGCGAACGAGGTCTTGCCCATCGAGGGGCGGCCGGCCACGATGACCAGGTCGCCCGGCTGCAGGCCCGAGGTGATGCGGTTCAGACCGTGGATGCCGGTGGCCACACCGGAGAGTGCGCCCTTCTGGTGCAGCGTCCGGTCCAGCTTCTCCACCGTCTCGGTGATGAGCGTGCCGATCTGCTCGAAGTCGCCGCTCAGACGACGCTCGGCGATCTCGAAGATCGCCTGCTCGGCCTGGTCGAGCACCTCGCCGACGTCCTCGGGGTTGTCAAAGCCGAGGCCCTGGATCTTGCCGCCGGCTTCGATCAGCCGCCGCAGGACCGCCTTCTCGGCTACGATGTTGGCGTAGCGGACGACGTGGGCGGCGGTGGGGACCTGGCTGATGAGGGCCGTCAGGTACGTGCCGCCGCCGACCTTGTCCAGTTGGGCGTTGCGGCGCAGCTCGGAGCTGACGGTGACGAGATCCACCGGCTCGTTGCGGTTGCCGCAGGCAACCATGGCGCGGCAGATGACCTGGTGGTCTTCCCAGTAGAAGTCGTC contains these protein-coding regions:
- the purD gene encoding phosphoribosylamine--glycine ligase gives rise to the protein MRVLVIGSGGREHTLCWKLAQSPLLSKLYCAPGNAGTGLQAENVDLKAEDVAGLADFATAQKIDLTVVGPERPLILGLVDEFRRRGLPVYGPTAAAARLEGSKAFTDQILQRHNISGKRFEVFTDLDEAVAYVRAQGAPIVVKADGDAFGKGVKVAATVAEAEAFLRRCLVDKEFGKSGERVVVEECLVGPECSVKVFTDGVHLLPMVPSQDHKRIGEGDTGENTGGMGCYSPVPAVDEALFNSIIDGIIGPTVRAMAAEGNPYTGTLYGGIILTERGPETLEYNCRFGDPETQVVLPRLESDLLEILLATVEGRLDEVQPRWSPQACICVVVASGGYPGSYEKGKVITGLDAANQDPLVQVFHAGTALKDGQVVTAGGRVLGVTALGDDLRQAKDRAYAAIEKIHFEGMYCRRDIGWRAL
- the purE gene encoding 5-(carboxyamino)imidazole ribonucleotide mutase, giving the protein MALVGIIMGSDSDAAIMKDAAAALKELGVSYEATVASAHRTPERAAEWAKTAAERGLKVIIAGAGMAAHLPGVLAAFTTLPIIGVPINSGALQGVDALYAIVQMPPGIPVATVGINGARNAGLLAAEILALSDPALAERLQALRAQMAAKVIEKAQQVEQEL
- the dnaB gene encoding replicative DNA helicase, coding for MAEQRPPTGGEGVERVPPRDFDAEQAVLGSMLLEPGAAARAFAIVGPDDFYWEDHQVICRAMVACGNRNEPVDLVTVSSELRRNAQLDKVGGGTYLTALISQVPTAAHVVRYANIVAEKAVLRRLIEAGGKIQGLGFDNPEDVGEVLDQAEQAIFEIAERRLSGDFEQIGTLITETVEKLDRTLHQKGALSGVATGIHGLNRITSGLQPGDLVIVAGRPSMGKTSFAINTIGMHSALIQGTTVAIFSLEMTKMQLAEMMLCAQARVNSWRLRTGQASPDDWVRISHALGALPQAPIYIDDTPSISILELRSKCRRLQAKVPLGLIIIDYLQLCSAPGFQSDSSRHQEIGYIARSLKALARELQVPVVALSQLSRRVEQREDKKPILSDLAESGSIEAEADLVCFLYRPAYYERRKKLEQGQQGKGDTPAQPQAHEEQRPDVAEIIIAKHRNGPVGSIDAMFDPGFRTFHDTDIRSFEQ
- the purF gene encoding amidophosphoribosyltransferase, with protein sequence MVAETACGRGCTGCGGGDDAWRDACGVFGIYAPGQDVANFTYFGLYALQHRGQEGAGIAVWDGQELKHHKGLGLAAQVFNEQIIRDMQGDVALGHVRYSTTGGNTYVNTQPMLGEGKWGPFAVAHNGNLINTTALRHDLEKRGIEFQATSDTEVIVKLIEAMGGDTIEEAVAAAMKHMRGAYSLGIVAPGKLLAVRDPNGVRPLAIGQFNSSGWIITSETCAMHVIGAEFVREVQPGEIVSLSADGLNAIQAVDPGRKSCCIFEFIYFARPDSHIYGKSVYMARLRMGHLLAQQAPVDADLVIPVPESALPHAMGYAQVSKIPYGEGLIKNRYIFRTFIAPDQRLRDLGVKMKLTPLRENLAGRRVIVVDDSIVRGTTTGPEVALLREAGAREIHLRISSPPIKYPCFYGIDTSAGRKELIAARLTVPEIRDLLDADSLEYLDIKNLVKAVGLPKTNFCTACFDRQYPIPVPREIKVTKFDLEKPKETAEAGG